One Natrinema longum genomic window carries:
- a CDS encoding Cdc6/Cdc18 family protein, with product MISDARALRPSHIPSDLYHRDAKIEQLADALRPIADGDTGENVLIFGPSGTGKTTLARFVVRELEHETLDFRWGYHNCISGSSKAEVLYGVMRDADLGADLKKIGSPTSAFIDRLRESDKRIVAIVDEVDVIEDDTTLQALIDIPNVTIVAITIDEDDLFAHLDSRVRSRLRSAETITLDRFTHAQLVDILQARIRAGLRPGTISTDAIGYIADVAAGDAREAIGILRSSARAVSRDCDRSQITIDIVDEVRAAALEEIHLERVEDLGTHKRLLYDIIEVSGTIPGSELHDTYEQRAQNPKAKSTRRRYLSNLEEKYGLIESNGSGRGKTYAVPDF from the coding sequence ATGATTTCGGACGCTCGAGCCCTCCGCCCTTCTCATATTCCGAGTGACCTCTACCATCGGGATGCGAAAATCGAACAGTTGGCCGACGCACTCCGGCCCATTGCGGACGGAGACACCGGAGAGAACGTGCTCATCTTCGGTCCGAGCGGGACGGGGAAGACGACTCTCGCGAGGTTCGTCGTTCGCGAGCTCGAGCACGAGACGCTCGATTTCCGCTGGGGCTATCATAACTGTATCTCCGGTTCATCAAAAGCCGAAGTTCTCTATGGAGTCATGCGCGACGCGGATTTAGGGGCGGATCTCAAAAAGATCGGATCACCGACGAGCGCATTTATAGATCGACTCCGTGAGAGCGACAAGCGAATCGTCGCGATCGTCGACGAGGTCGACGTAATCGAGGACGATACGACGCTACAGGCACTCATCGATATTCCGAATGTGACGATCGTTGCGATCACGATTGACGAGGACGATCTCTTTGCGCACCTCGACTCTCGCGTTCGCAGTCGACTCCGGAGCGCAGAGACGATCACGTTGGACCGATTCACGCACGCACAGTTGGTTGATATCCTCCAAGCCCGAATTCGGGCCGGACTGCGGCCGGGAACGATTTCGACCGACGCGATCGGCTATATCGCCGATGTTGCCGCCGGTGATGCTCGCGAAGCGATCGGCATCCTTCGAAGCTCCGCACGAGCCGTCTCGAGGGACTGCGATCGATCACAGATCACGATCGATATCGTCGACGAGGTTCGGGCGGCTGCCCTCGAGGAGATCCATCTCGAGCGCGTTGAGGACCTCGGGACGCACAAGCGACTGCTCTACGATATTATTGAGGTGTCGGGAACGATTCCCGGATCGGAACTGCACGATACCTATGAACAGCGGGCACAGAACCCGAAGGCCAAAAGCACCCGGCGTCGGTATCTCTCGAATCTCGAGGAAAAGTACGGGCTGATCGAATCGAACGGAAGCGGGAGAGGAAAAACCTACGCCGTCCCCGACTTTTGA
- a CDS encoding ABC transporter permease, with amino-acid sequence MSGELGTSEPESAVREEVSETDRSRPTAPDSKHLLATIVARELRTIRRNRTFLVLGIAFTAVLLGIAWVGGSVRAGYVPTLVDLLTPLELLVPVVAVAFGYRAILGDEQRGELDVLETYPVSNREIVLGVYVGRAIGLLVTVVVPLAVVAAAVARSESDALSMYASHSGADSPILFARFIVLTLLFALAVLAVAIAISAAVSGTRSALALAVVALVVLLVGFDLAIAFGVSAGAIGDAELVYSLAVSPLSAYRGLVFDSAIVVAAGTGPAVASPIASLASLAGWTIGSLGFAAWVLNR; translated from the coding sequence ATGAGCGGCGAGCTAGGGACCTCGGAACCCGAATCGGCCGTCCGCGAGGAGGTGAGCGAGACCGATCGCTCGCGGCCGACGGCACCCGACTCGAAACACCTCCTCGCGACGATCGTCGCTCGAGAGCTCCGGACGATCCGTCGGAACCGGACGTTCCTCGTGCTCGGGATCGCGTTCACTGCCGTCCTGCTGGGGATCGCCTGGGTCGGTGGGAGCGTGCGGGCCGGCTACGTCCCGACCCTGGTCGACCTGCTCACGCCACTGGAGTTGCTCGTTCCAGTGGTCGCCGTCGCGTTCGGGTATCGCGCCATCCTCGGCGACGAGCAACGCGGCGAACTCGACGTGCTGGAGACCTATCCCGTCTCGAACCGCGAGATCGTCCTCGGCGTCTACGTCGGGCGGGCGATCGGCCTCCTCGTCACCGTCGTCGTCCCGCTGGCGGTCGTCGCCGCCGCGGTGGCTCGCTCCGAGAGCGACGCGCTGTCGATGTACGCGTCACACTCGGGCGCTGACTCCCCGATCCTGTTTGCTCGCTTCATCGTCCTGACGCTGCTGTTCGCGCTGGCGGTGCTCGCCGTCGCGATCGCGATCTCCGCGGCAGTCAGCGGGACGCGAAGCGCGCTCGCGCTGGCGGTCGTCGCGCTCGTCGTCCTGTTGGTCGGGTTCGACCTGGCGATCGCGTTCGGGGTGTCGGCCGGCGCGATCGGCGACGCGGAACTCGTCTACTCGCTCGCGGTCAGCCCGCTCAGCGCGTACCGAGGTCTCGTCTTCGACAGTGCGATCGTCGTCGCGGCGGGGACTGGGCCGGCGGTCGCCTCGCCGATCGCGAGCCTGGCGAGTCTCGCCGGCTGGACGATCGGTTCGCTCGGGTTCGCGGCGTGGGTACTGAACCGATGA
- a CDS encoding type II toxin-antitoxin system HicB family antitoxin, which produces MASATRRDRNEGVEFVHEDDGRITAVDLETGVASFGDSKAEALSMLAEALELHEGGGEPVTDADLEELGLDPDATGDKELPEFMQ; this is translated from the coding sequence ATGGCGAGTGCGACACGACGTGACCGAAACGAGGGCGTCGAGTTCGTCCACGAAGACGACGGGAGAATTACCGCCGTCGACCTCGAGACCGGTGTCGCATCGTTCGGCGACTCCAAGGCCGAAGCACTGTCTATGCTCGCGGAAGCCCTCGAACTGCACGAGGGCGGCGGTGAGCCGGTCACAGACGCGGATCTCGAAGAATTGGGGCTCGATCCCGACGCGACCGGTGACAAGGAACTCCCCGAGTTCATGCAGTAG
- a CDS encoding NosD domain-containing protein, with the protein MPVRSRNTIFLGLLVVVVLASVGLFAVDVGSTTPDPVAFDETVPVGLTLEAEYALGDDVSLPRAQVFYSQYQYVVGYYGVETFVEDRRGPDHEQRFGHSLAVYVSDYGGTGIELTEEGYPVTDRSPGWIEAEEAWYVVDSDARTPAGDTVVSFADRDEAAAFARTHGGTVHAWDSLLEVPFESDDASIARERVDDRRDLADERVEAAAGATERPTSVVVGDDADTIQAAIDDAPANTTVVVPEGTYAETIEIDRPITLAGEGNATIRGDGNSTVITVTTDRAAIRGLDIEGVGNKTRDAEELPVEMDDEAWDATFTKYYAGTDAGIGAYTAEGLLVEDVRIDTPASGIITYDSTDAVIRNVTVTGTDDPTEGLAGMLLYHSPVVVENSTVLGSRNGIYLYRSPTAVVRSNEIEGNKLGVHVMHTNDALIADNELRGQEHTGIYIMTGPVRNAVVGNTVRDTGYALTTGGSDTYIASNLLTDSDIGLLVGSTASIYEDNVIAGNDLGTEVFSMLPTNRVVGNDFVGNDAHADVRSGPLRVWSDGDTGNYWQGSATVADGDRADLSYAPTDAVDGHLHRTDGAPTLVRAPALRALGGLEGSVPGMRTGSIVDQAPTCEPNNPDLLERTEWADDAWTCYETTRTTHD; encoded by the coding sequence GTGCCCGTCCGATCTCGTAATACGATATTTCTGGGGCTTCTCGTCGTCGTCGTGCTGGCCAGCGTCGGGCTGTTCGCCGTCGACGTCGGGTCGACGACGCCCGATCCCGTCGCGTTCGACGAGACGGTGCCGGTCGGCCTCACGCTCGAGGCCGAGTACGCGCTCGGCGACGACGTCTCGCTCCCCCGCGCACAGGTGTTCTACTCGCAGTACCAGTACGTCGTCGGCTACTACGGCGTCGAAACGTTCGTCGAAGACCGGCGCGGACCGGACCACGAACAGCGGTTCGGCCACTCGCTGGCGGTGTACGTCAGCGATTACGGCGGGACGGGGATCGAGTTGACCGAGGAGGGGTATCCGGTCACGGATCGATCGCCCGGCTGGATCGAGGCCGAAGAGGCGTGGTACGTCGTCGACAGCGACGCACGAACGCCCGCCGGGGACACCGTCGTCTCGTTCGCCGATCGCGACGAAGCGGCAGCGTTCGCCCGAACTCACGGCGGCACGGTCCACGCGTGGGACTCGCTGCTCGAGGTCCCCTTCGAGAGCGACGACGCGAGCATCGCCCGCGAACGCGTCGACGATCGGCGCGACCTGGCCGACGAGCGGGTCGAAGCGGCCGCGGGAGCCACGGAACGGCCGACATCGGTCGTCGTCGGTGACGACGCGGACACGATCCAGGCGGCGATCGACGACGCGCCGGCGAACACCACCGTCGTCGTCCCGGAGGGGACCTACGCGGAGACGATCGAGATCGATCGTCCGATCACGCTCGCCGGCGAGGGGAACGCGACGATCCGTGGCGACGGCAACAGCACCGTCATCACCGTCACGACCGATCGGGCCGCGATCCGGGGACTCGATATCGAGGGCGTCGGAAACAAGACGAGAGACGCCGAGGAACTCCCCGTCGAGATGGACGACGAGGCCTGGGACGCCACCTTCACGAAGTACTACGCCGGCACCGACGCCGGAATCGGGGCCTATACCGCCGAGGGTCTCCTGGTCGAGGACGTCCGAATCGATACCCCGGCGAGCGGGATCATCACGTACGACAGCACGGACGCCGTCATCCGGAACGTCACGGTAACGGGGACCGACGACCCGACCGAGGGACTCGCCGGCATGCTGCTGTACCACTCGCCGGTCGTCGTCGAGAACTCGACGGTCCTAGGCAGCAGGAACGGCATCTACCTGTATCGGTCCCCGACCGCAGTCGTTCGCTCGAACGAGATCGAGGGGAACAAGCTCGGCGTCCACGTGATGCACACGAACGACGCCCTGATCGCGGACAACGAGCTTCGTGGTCAGGAGCACACCGGGATCTATATCATGACCGGGCCCGTTCGAAACGCGGTCGTCGGGAACACGGTCCGGGACACGGGGTACGCCCTCACGACTGGCGGGAGCGATACCTACATCGCATCGAACCTCCTCACGGATTCCGACATCGGGCTTCTCGTCGGCTCGACCGCGTCGATCTACGAGGACAACGTGATCGCCGGCAACGACCTGGGGACGGAGGTCTTCTCCATGCTCCCGACGAACCGCGTCGTCGGAAACGACTTCGTCGGGAACGACGCACACGCCGACGTGCGGTCGGGGCCGCTCCGGGTCTGGAGCGACGGCGACACAGGCAACTACTGGCAGGGCAGTGCCACCGTCGCCGACGGCGACCGGGCCGACCTGTCGTATGCCCCCACGGACGCCGTCGACGGGCACTTGCACCGGACGGACGGTGCACCGACGCTCGTCCGGGCACCCGCGCTCAGGGCCCTCGGCGGACTCGAGGGTTCGGTCCCCGGGATGCGAACCGGCAGTATCGTCGATCAGGCACCGACCTGCGAGCCGAACAACCCGGACCTGCTCGAGCGCACCGAGTGGGCCGACGATGCCTGGACATGCTACGAGACGACACGGACGACCCATGACTGA
- a CDS encoding ABC transporter ATP-binding protein, producing MTDTPPILEAIDIDHDYGAVSVLQDVSATLHRGTVTALIGPNGSGKTTLIRSLAGLHEPTAGEIAYHGPDTARRIGYLPQHPAFRPGFTTLETLQFYASLVGADETAAMTHLDRVGLADAADRPVEALSGGMTRLLGIAQATIGDPPVVVLDEPGSGLDPGMSMHVFDVAADLADDGIAVLLSSHDLELVERAADRVLVLSNGRIVRQGVIADLQDEFDVDSLWSVYETAIGGDLDTVRVQGERA from the coding sequence ATGACTGATACACCACCGATACTCGAGGCGATCGACATCGATCACGACTACGGCGCGGTCTCCGTCCTCCAGGACGTCTCCGCGACCCTCCATCGCGGAACCGTGACCGCGCTGATCGGCCCGAACGGCTCCGGCAAGACGACGTTGATTCGATCGCTCGCCGGGCTCCACGAGCCGACCGCGGGCGAGATCGCGTACCACGGACCAGACACAGCACGACGGATCGGCTACTTGCCCCAACACCCCGCGTTCCGTCCCGGGTTCACGACGCTCGAGACGCTGCAGTTCTACGCGTCGCTCGTCGGTGCCGACGAAACCGCTGCGATGACCCACCTGGATCGGGTCGGCCTCGCTGACGCGGCCGATCGACCGGTCGAAGCCCTCTCCGGCGGTATGACGCGGTTACTCGGCATCGCGCAGGCGACGATCGGCGACCCTCCGGTGGTCGTCCTCGACGAACCCGGCAGCGGGCTGGACCCGGGGATGAGCATGCACGTCTTCGACGTCGCGGCGGACCTCGCCGACGACGGGATCGCGGTCCTGTTGAGTTCCCACGACCTGGAACTCGTCGAACGGGCCGCCGATCGGGTGCTGGTGCTCTCCAACGGACGGATCGTGCGGCAGGGCGTGATCGCGGACCTGCAAGACGAGTTCGACGTCGACTCGCTGTGGTCGGTCTACGAGACCGCCATCGGCGGCGACCTCGACACCGTCCGGGTCCAGGGTGAGCGCGCATGA
- a CDS encoding nitrous oxide reductase accessory protein NosL yields MDEPTSSFATDRKPTRRTVLGAVGGGALGSIAGCLGGDETADVPAPISIADDRGCDNCTMIIGNYPGPAGQAHYEDPTAVLEEDRPAQFCSSLCTYAFTFKQDVDPTVSYLTDYSTLEYDIEEGDDGPVISRHLDADGFGDRSGLTLIAGSDVGGAMGDSLVPFSDGDDAAAFQEEHGGDSYDHDEITQELVMSMM; encoded by the coding sequence ATGGACGAACCGACTTCGTCGTTCGCTACCGATCGAAAACCGACTCGTCGAACCGTGCTGGGTGCCGTCGGAGGTGGCGCGCTCGGATCGATCGCCGGCTGCCTCGGTGGGGACGAGACGGCAGACGTTCCAGCGCCGATCAGTATCGCCGACGATCGGGGGTGTGACAACTGCACGATGATCATCGGGAACTACCCCGGTCCGGCCGGACAGGCACACTACGAGGATCCGACGGCAGTGCTCGAGGAGGATCGACCGGCCCAGTTCTGTAGCTCGCTGTGTACGTACGCGTTCACCTTCAAGCAGGACGTCGATCCGACGGTCAGCTACCTCACGGACTACTCGACGCTCGAGTACGACATCGAGGAGGGCGACGACGGTCCCGTGATCTCCCGCCACCTCGACGCCGACGGGTTCGGGGACCGATCGGGGCTCACCCTGATCGCCGGCAGCGACGTGGGCGGTGCGATGGGAGACTCGCTCGTTCCGTTCAGCGACGGCGACGACGCCGCGGCGTTCCAGGAGGAACACGGCGGCGACAGCTACGATCACGACGAGATCACGCAGGAACTCGTCATGTCGATGATGTAA
- a CDS encoding type IV pilin, with protein MDLKKYRSRLIGGDQERAVSPVIGVILMVAITVILAAVIAAFVLDLGGSVGQEAQAGVTMEVDDSTQEIQVEITSLGNADHVNLSGAAVESNLETHPDGTSKGDQVDEMKELTVGDSVTIGDGDDGADVHFAAAESGATDTEISGTVTAIAVISEDDTQTQVASEEFDFDYS; from the coding sequence ATGGATCTTAAAAAATATAGAAGTCGTTTGATTGGGGGTGACCAAGAACGGGCAGTATCACCTGTGATCGGAGTGATACTAATGGTTGCTATCACGGTCATTCTCGCAGCTGTGATTGCTGCCTTCGTGCTTGACCTTGGTGGAAGTGTGGGCCAGGAAGCACAGGCGGGTGTGACGATGGAAGTCGATGATAGTACCCAGGAGATCCAAGTGGAAATTACGTCGCTTGGGAACGCAGACCATGTAAATCTATCTGGTGCTGCAGTTGAAAGCAACCTAGAAACACACCCAGACGGTACATCGAAAGGTGATCAAGTAGACGAGATGAAAGAGCTAACAGTTGGGGATTCTGTCACTATTGGTGATGGTGATGATGGTGCTGATGTCCACTTCGCTGCTGCTGAGTCGGGTGCTACGGACACAGAAATTAGCGGAACCGTAACCGCTATTGCTGTCATCTCGGAGGACGATACACAGACCCAAGTTGCAAGCGAAGAATTCGACTTCGACTACAGCTAA
- a CDS encoding DUF6544 family protein — translation MHHVRVLKRLLSAGVALLVVGLVGTVWRQRETARRVDELRQPANVGREAAFTEDDLAGVPDPVRAYLANALREGQPYVDSVRLEQSGKLRLGDASSPWKSFTATQHVTVDPPGFYWDASIKLAPLLSLRVRDLFRDWEGTASVSLFGVIPLDRATSSPELEEAELMRYLAEAVWYPTALLPTAGVEWESIDDSTANATVEDGDVSATLTFSFNEDDEVARVHADRYRRVDDGYEQTPWSGYWRNYETRNGVRVPTAGEVVWHLPDGDVHAWQGRVTDIQYDERLSGRGRER, via the coding sequence ATGCATCACGTCCGTGTTCTCAAACGTCTTCTCAGTGCAGGCGTCGCCCTCCTCGTCGTCGGTCTCGTCGGCACCGTCTGGCGGCAGCGTGAGACGGCCCGGCGCGTGGACGAACTCCGTCAGCCTGCGAACGTCGGGCGCGAAGCGGCGTTCACCGAAGACGATTTAGCGGGAGTCCCCGACCCCGTCCGCGCGTACCTGGCCAACGCACTTCGTGAGGGGCAACCCTACGTCGACTCGGTCCGCCTCGAGCAGAGCGGCAAACTGCGCCTGGGTGATGCGTCGTCGCCGTGGAAATCGTTCACTGCGACACAGCACGTCACCGTAGACCCGCCAGGGTTCTATTGGGACGCGTCGATCAAACTCGCCCCGCTTCTCTCGTTGCGTGTCCGTGACCTGTTCCGTGACTGGGAGGGCACTGCGAGCGTGTCCCTGTTCGGTGTCATCCCGCTCGACAGGGCCACTTCGAGTCCGGAGTTAGAAGAAGCAGAATTGATGCGCTATCTCGCCGAGGCCGTCTGGTATCCGACCGCGCTCCTTCCCACAGCGGGCGTCGAGTGGGAGTCGATCGACGACAGTACGGCGAACGCGACCGTCGAAGACGGAGACGTATCCGCCACCCTCACGTTCTCGTTCAACGAGGACGACGAGGTAGCCAGGGTCCACGCCGATCGGTATCGACGCGTGGACGACGGGTACGAGCAGACGCCCTGGTCCGGCTACTGGCGGAACTACGAGACGCGGAACGGCGTGCGTGTGCCGACGGCGGGGGAGGTCGTCTGGCATCTTCCAGACGGCGACGTACACGCGTGGCAGGGACGGGTCACGGACATCCAGTACGACGAACGTCTCTCCGGTCGTGGACGTGAACGATGA
- a CDS encoding type II toxin-antitoxin system HicA family toxin, translated as MVRTTFSGREIAKVLQDHGFRPVDRTGSHLKLRYEHPETDDVRTVTVPMHSEDKIPTGTMRSIANQCGAEDFRAWCEWIDDNR; from the coding sequence ATGGTTCGGACGACGTTTTCCGGACGGGAAATCGCGAAGGTTCTGCAAGATCACGGGTTCCGTCCAGTCGACCGAACGGGTAGTCACCTGAAGCTCCGATACGAACATCCCGAAACCGACGACGTTCGGACCGTCACTGTCCCGATGCATTCCGAGGACAAGATCCCGACCGGAACGATGCGGTCGATCGCCAATCAATGCGGTGCGGAGGACTTCCGCGCCTGGTGCGAGTGGATCGACGATAACCGGTAG
- a CDS encoding PadR family transcriptional regulator, whose amino-acid sequence MYDDNSRGLESPDTTDASTASDQYLVADGGTTWGDLSGFQRDALEAIARLERDGETCYGLAIKNRLEPQYGDVNHGRLYPNLDTLVERGLVEKSALDKRTNEYVLTSDGRGLLRQRLERLADACELEIAATDGSGDGDRDGE is encoded by the coding sequence ATGTACGACGACAATTCGCGGGGCCTTGAAAGCCCCGACACGACAGACGCATCGACCGCTTCTGACCAGTACCTCGTGGCCGACGGCGGTACGACGTGGGGCGATCTCTCTGGGTTCCAGCGCGATGCTCTCGAAGCAATCGCCAGGCTCGAGCGCGACGGCGAGACCTGCTACGGACTCGCGATTAAGAATCGGCTCGAGCCCCAGTACGGCGACGTGAATCACGGGCGGCTGTACCCGAACCTCGATACGCTCGTCGAGCGCGGGCTCGTCGAGAAGTCGGCCCTCGACAAGCGCACGAACGAATACGTTCTCACCAGCGATGGGCGTGGGCTGCTACGCCAGCGCCTCGAGCGACTCGCGGACGCGTGCGAACTCGAGATCGCCGCGACCGATGGCTCCGGGGACGGTGATCGCGATGGGGAGTGA
- a CDS encoding winged helix-turn-helix domain-containing protein — protein sequence MKQPGGWMQLPTDNQILEALTTGLDLKPSTIAHNIGKARTTVQERLPVLVEYGLIEKVDDAGYYQITPEGEAYLEGNLDADDLEPDTE from the coding sequence ATGAAGCAACCCGGTGGCTGGATGCAACTTCCAACTGATAACCAGATTCTGGAAGCCCTCACCACCGGATTGGATCTTAAACCGTCGACTATCGCACACAATATAGGAAAGGCAAGAACAACCGTTCAGGAACGCCTTCCCGTGCTTGTCGAGTACGGGCTCATCGAAAAGGTCGACGACGCTGGTTACTATCAAATCACTCCAGAAGGTGAAGCTTATCTGGAGGGAAATCTCGACGCGGACGACCTCGAGCCGGATACCGAGTGA
- a CDS encoding type IV pilin, with product MDLKALKPKLIGSDDERAVSPVIGVILMVAITVILAAVIAAFVLDLGGSVGQEAQAGVSMEVDSSANEVQVEVTSLGNSDHVNLTSSDWSGSSAPSSAEYMKVGDAVTYAYDGGSGDIDETGQMSAVAVINESETETQVGSEEWDFS from the coding sequence ATGGATTTGAAAGCGCTCAAACCGAAGTTGATCGGATCGGACGACGAACGTGCAGTCTCACCTGTTATTGGGGTTATTCTAATGGTGGCGATTACGGTTATTCTTGCTGCAGTCATCGCCGCCTTCGTGCTCGACCTTGGTGGGAGTGTCGGGCAAGAAGCTCAGGCAGGTGTGTCGATGGAGGTTGACAGTTCTGCTAATGAAGTGCAGGTCGAAGTCACGTCACTCGGGAATTCAGACCACGTGAACCTCACGTCGAGTGACTGGTCTGGTAGTTCTGCGCCAAGTTCTGCAGAATATATGAAGGTCGGCGATGCTGTCACCTATGCGTACGATGGCGGTAGTGGCGATATCGATGAAACCGGACAAATGTCCGCTGTTGCCGTAATCAACGAGAGCGAGACGGAAACGCAGGTTGGCAGCGAAGAGTGGGACTTCAGCTAA
- a CDS encoding tyrosine-type recombinase/integrase encodes MSDNLEPIGPEQAVEMYIEGRRDELSDQTLPSHVYRLEAFTQWCAEEGIDNLNEITGRDLYAYRVWRREGNGEGREEVTTITLRGQLATLRAFLRFCADIDAVPEDLFSKVPLPTVSASEGVSDTTLEPDRAVEILDYLQRYEYASRKHITLLLLWHTGARAGGIRGLDLRDCEFEGDSPGIQFVHRPETDTPLKKGEKGERWNSISGHVAGVLQDYVDGPRDDVTDDHGRSPLLTTTSGRPCVSTIRDTMYGLTRPCWRGAECPHDREPEDCEATYYSKASTCPSSRSPHDVRSGRVTAYRREDVPRRVVGDRLDASDDILDRHYDRRNAREKAEQRRDYLPDL; translated from the coding sequence ATGAGTGACAATCTCGAGCCGATCGGTCCCGAGCAGGCCGTCGAGATGTATATCGAGGGCCGTCGGGACGAACTGAGCGATCAGACGCTCCCGTCGCACGTCTACCGTCTCGAAGCGTTCACGCAGTGGTGCGCCGAGGAAGGCATCGACAACCTGAACGAAATCACGGGACGCGATCTCTACGCGTACCGCGTCTGGCGACGGGAGGGGAACGGCGAGGGCCGCGAGGAAGTGACCACGATCACCCTTCGCGGGCAACTCGCTACGTTACGTGCGTTCCTTCGCTTTTGTGCGGACATCGACGCGGTTCCTGAGGATCTTTTCAGCAAGGTTCCGTTGCCGACTGTTTCGGCCAGCGAGGGCGTGAGCGATACGACCCTCGAGCCCGATCGGGCCGTCGAGATCCTCGACTACCTGCAGCGGTACGAATACGCCTCGAGAAAGCACATCACGTTGCTACTGCTTTGGCACACGGGGGCGCGTGCGGGTGGTATCCGAGGGCTCGATCTCCGCGACTGCGAGTTCGAGGGCGACTCTCCCGGCATCCAATTCGTCCACCGACCCGAGACGGATACACCGCTCAAGAAGGGCGAGAAAGGCGAGCGATGGAACAGTATCAGTGGCCACGTTGCCGGGGTCCTTCAGGACTACGTCGACGGACCGCGAGACGACGTGACCGACGACCACGGTCGTTCGCCGTTGCTGACGACGACTTCAGGCCGACCGTGCGTCTCGACGATTCGAGACACGATGTACGGACTGACCCGTCCGTGCTGGCGCGGTGCGGAGTGTCCACACGACCGGGAGCCCGAGGACTGCGAAGCGACGTACTACTCGAAAGCGAGCACGTGCCCGTCATCGAGATCTCCCCACGACGTTCGGAGCGGCCGGGTGACGGCCTACCGTCGTGAAGATGTCCCGCGCCGGGTCGTTGGTGATCGTCTCGACGCGAGCGACGACATCCTTGACCGCCACTACGACCGGAGAAACGCCCGCGAGAAGGCCGAACAGCGCCGCGACTACCTTCCTGACCTGTAA